The Lolium rigidum isolate FL_2022 chromosome 1, APGP_CSIRO_Lrig_0.1, whole genome shotgun sequence region ttaacaggctcagaggattctacaacagttttatgtttctttttctttttcttagatggcgcactagtttcagttcgttgagaatcttgttcaactcttttggggtgcccttcaggatataaaggatcctgggtagaaacaccgcctctagttgttacttcataagcatgtttttctttagaattatcttttaacaagtcattttgcactttagtgagttgatcaatttgagtttgaaccatatgaaaatgtttaacaagcatcttaacatcattggaggttctctccacaataccatgcaattcacttatGCTCgataattttccattaaatgattctctattctcatattgaaattattttccttaacaatataattatcaaactcatctaagcattgagcaggaggttttgaatacggaatatcttccctagtaaagcgttcaagggagtgtacctcaatcatggatgaagggggagtgatcttgcataaatcttgtatgggaggtaaattattcacctcttcggatttaatacccttctctttaagagatttcttggcttccctcatatcttcatcatttaatttaatcatacccctcttcttcaatattggtgtcggggttggttcaggtgtagaccaatcatcatgattccggcctattctagccaataattcttcagcgtcgtttggagttcttttcctgaaaacacaaccagcacaactatccaggtatgccctagactcaacagttagtccactataaaatatatcaagtaaatcatgcttttccaaatcatgttcaggcctagctgtaataagagagcaaaatctagcccaagcctcaggcaatttctctccatcttcctgatcaaagttataaattctctgcaaagcaatatgttgagcactagcaggaaagtatttccggaagaaaacatcaagcaattcttttggactattaatagaatcaggtggcaaactattataccaagttttagcatcatcctttaatgagaaagggaaaattttagcaacgaaataagtacgcttcttaacatcatcggaaaacaagctactcgagtagatagctcaatcatgtgttctacatcactttctttttcagtaccacaaaaaggtgttttctcaacaatagatatgtgagacaaatcaagagaaaaatcataatccttatccttaatgtttataggagatgtggcaaatttaggatcaggagacagtttatatctaacagtatgttgtgcaagcaactttttaatttttcttgcatcagtagtagcattgcatttatcaaaaaaatcatcatcaagttctacataatcttcatcaagattatcactagagtattcaacgagactcgggtgaattaacagtgtagcaagcattttcattaggagtttcaagtactttcaatttgtctagacctagcaattgtagcatctagaaaagatcccaatgaaccatcattatcaagcacagcagaagcatcatcaaaattatgagaggaattttcagatctagcgaagtaccagacatgtgaagcttgtggtggtgaaacaagtttatctatcacagatggtgaatcaagagcagcagatgtactcagagttgtaccttttcttgtagtggatggtaatatagcgactttaggatcgcgaggtttacccatgatggagaatttgtagcgaacaatatcaatccaagtgaacttgaaaataaagctatgctccccggcaacggcgccagaaaatagtcttgatgacccacaagtataggggatcgcaacagtcttcgcgggaagtaaaacccaatttattgattcgacacaaggggagacaaagaatacttgtaagccttaacaatggagttgtcaattcagtgcacactggaaacgagacttgctcgcaagagtttatcgatagtaacggctttatagcgatagcagtggtgaaataacgacgaagcagtgtaacaaagacagcagtagtgattatagtaaacagcaagattaaaatactgtaggcacagggatggatgaacgggcgttgcatggatgagagaaactcatgtaacaatcaaggcagggcatttgcagataataataaaatggtatccaagtactaatcaatcaataggcatgtgttccatatttagtcgtacgtgctcgcaatgagaaacttgcacaacatcttttgtcctaccagccggtggcagccgggcctctagggaatctactggaaattaaggtaatccttttaatagagcaccggagcaaagcattaacactccgtgaacacatgtgatcctcatatcaccgccttccccttcggttgtcccaatttctgtcactttggggcctcgggttccggacaacaatacgtgtatacaacttgcgggtaagatcataaaacaatgcatatcatcatgaaacaataacatgttcagatctgagatcatggcactcgggccctagtgacaagcattaagcataacaagttgcaacaatatcatagaagtaccaattacggacactaggcactatgccctaacaatcttatgctattacatgaccaatctcatccaatccctaccatccccttcagcctacagcgggggaattactcacacatggatgggggaaacatggctcgagtcgatggagaggcgtcggtggtgatgatggtgatgatctcctccaattccccgtccggcggagtgccgaacggagtttcggtcccgagacggagttttgcgacggtggcggcgtactggatggtttctggcgacttcgacttctcgtctcgcgtttttagatcgaaacccttaagtagtccagaggagggcgttggaggccagccgagggggccacacagtaggtgCTGctacctgatacgtcccaaacgtatctataatttcttatgttccatgctactattatgatgatactcacatgttttatacacattatatgtcattattatgcattttccgacactaacctattgacgagatgccgaagagccgattcgttgttttctgctgtttttggtttcgaaatcctagtaaggaaatattctcggaattggacgaaatcaacgcccagggtcctatttttccacgaagcttccagaagaccggaggacttacgaagtggggccacgaggtggccacacactagggcggcgcggcctaaggggggcccgcgcggccctagcgtgtggccccccccgtggcgcctcttgacctgcccttccgcctacttaaagcctccgtcgcgaaacccccagtaccgagagccacgatacggaaaaccttccagagacgccgccgcctccagtcccatctcgggggattcaggagatcgcctccggcaccctgccggagaggggaatcatctcccggaggactcttcaccgccatggtcgcctccggagtgatgagtgagtagttcacccctggactatgggtccatattagtagctagatggttgtcttctcctcattgtgctatcatgttagatcttgtgagctacctatcatgatcaacatcatctatttgtaatccttcatgttgtgtttgttgggatccgatgaatattgaatactatgtcaagttgattatcaatctatcatatatgttatttatgttcttgcatgctctccgttgctagtagaggctcggccaagttgatacttgtgactccaagagggagtatttatgctcgatagtgggttcatgcctccattaaatgcgggacgaagtgacggaaagttctaaggttgtggatgtgctcgttgccactagggataaaacatcgatgctttgtctaaggatatttgtgttgattacattacgcaccatacttaatgtaattgtctcgttgtttacaacttaatactggaggggttcggatgataactctgaaggtggactttttagacatagatgcatgcttggatagcggtctatgtactttgtcgtaatgccccgattaaatctcatagtactcatcatgatatatgtatgtgcattgttatgccttctttatttgtcaattgcccaactgtaatttgttcacccaacatctgctatcttatgggagagacaccgctagtgaactatggaccccggtcctattctttacatctgaaatacaaactgctgcaattgttctttactgttcttcgcaaacaaccatcatcatccacactatacatctaatcctttgtttacgagcaagccggtgagattgacaacctcgctgttacgttggggcaaagttctgtgattgtgttgtgcgggttccacgttggcgccggaatccccggtgttgcgccgcactacactcctccgccatcaaccttcaacgtgcttcttggctcctcctggttcgataaaccttggtttctttctgagggaaaacttgctactgtacgcatcacaccttcctcttggggttcccaacggacgtgtcgactgcacgcatcactacCCCCGACCCGGTTGTCTCTCGTCTCTACGTCTAGGCCCTGCTCCGACGACCACAGTGCGACAACGAGGATGGCTTCAAGATCGCGGTGGCGCGTGCTGGTGGGCGGCAAGTTTGTTGGAGCACGTCGAATCGTCCGGGTTTGTGGGTTGGTGGACGGGAGAAATCTTGTTGACAGGCCCGACACTGTcgcggtgacgcctgcgggtgtcGCCTTGCCTTCCTGAAGGGCGGCGGTAGTCCTTCCTCCCCAATCCGTTCCGCatatcgggggaaaccctaggactagtccggaCGGCAGTGGCGTCGTCGTCActtaccttgttgaaggtgttgcttgataTGCGGCGCGTCGGCGTGCTAGGAGTGTGGTGGCATtttccggagggcgcagcggttgcgagttgttcttgttcttgtcaAGCTGTCAGTGTCGGCtttgttttctctttcttttctcttgtttttctttttgggcttggttgtgctgaAGCCTCAGTGTGCTTATTGTATCGATTGATTGTTACATTAATATAGCAGGAGGAAAGCCTATTCCAAAGAGGAGGAACGCCTGCATCGGCCTCTGCGCGACAGGAGGAGAATCCAGTCCATAAAGAAACCATGGGTGCTGGATGAGAGAGAAAATTCTACGCTGTGAAGTCTGTACCCCATCCATACGGACAAATTAGGATTCAAAAGATTCGAAATCGGACGGTAAATTATTGTAGTACACTGACCATGTCCAGCCAAACTCACCCAGACATAGACTGTACCCAAAGCTTCTTTGCCTGCAAGCTTGCAATACCTGATAATATTTTTTACTTCATCTGAACATGTAATACATGTTATGATTTTACTTTAAATTTACTAGAACTCagtacttattatggatcggagaaaGTACAAATGAGTATACTTAGATCCCACAAACCACAACTTTAAAAAAAGATCCTAGTAAAATAAATAAATGCAAAATGTTCTCAGCAAATGTATAAATGACATCGTTGTATCTTTTTAATAATTCCTTCATTTTATATATCTTTATACTAATTTTGTGCATATATTATAATTACAAACCATAGTTATAGTTCTAAAATTGTTGCCCATTGAAAATCAAGACGCCTTAAATTTTGTGGCAGGGAAAGTATTTTAAATCTTGGTAACTAGTAAAAATGAGCATGGGCAAATATAGGTTGAGTCAAGATTTGCTTTTCTGGAGTACCAAAAGCAACCAGAGCATATTGATCTAAACGATCGATGAAGACTCGAACCGCAACGTTGTCGCCCACCATGCTTTGGATCCGCATCTTCACAGATATGTCTATTTCACCGAGCCTGTTTCCGAGATACCGTAGTATCTAGATTGCTTCGCCTTTCGTACGGGTTGGAGCTTACCTGACAAGGAATTCCGCGAGCACGTGCGAGCAtatctaaaattttaaaaattactaCAAAATTTCTATTTTTACCAACTTTTTGTGCTTTAAAATTGTTGGTTAATGATTCATGCTTTCCAAGAAAATCTTGTAGTTGTTGCATTAAACacacgtgggtgtacaaaatccactctcataaACTTAGACCATCTCATttataaaagaattgctagaaaATAATTAATATGCAATAATAGATATTACTAGGATACACATATGTAGGGATTGGTGAAGGGTGCAATAATTAACTATATTTGATGAAAGACTATGAAATTGGATTACTGATTCTGAATAGGCTAGttattatttaaaaaatatttccttttttACGGTTACAGTTCCGCAAGATCCTGCTGCACCGTACCGTACGTCTGGAATTTGCCGGCAACTATGGTACCGTACCGGCAGAAAGAGAGGCCGAGGGCGGGCAGGCAGCTAGGCTATCCATGTCAGTTCCAATTCGGGATAACTCCGTCACGTCGTCTCCCCATCAGCCCGCCGGGTTTCGACAGAATCATCACGTCGTGGAACGAAATCCACGGCCATTTCCGGGAGGACGAGAGCGAAAGCTGCCCTTTCAGCGCCCGGCACCACGCCTTCTCCATCCCATCTTCTCTTCTTTACCACTACCACTGCACATACACTCGCGCGCGACTCCCGAGTCAGGAGAGTGAGACTGCCCACAAAGAGGAGAACTTCCCTGGTCAGTCTTCCCCGTGACCCGATCCGCCTCCTCCGGGCGCtcatcctcctccttcttccttgtcCGGTTCCTCGCGGTGCCAAGATTCATCGCCCTCCGGTGACCCCATTCCGGTGAGACTCCCTCTCCTACTCAACTTCCTCTTCTCCCTTCGTCTCCCAGGGCAGCATTCCCCGCCCCTGTTCTGGTTTCTGCTCCTTCTCTTTCCTCTCGCCGGTGCCGGAGTACGGGCTAGTTACGTAGATCCGCGCCGCCCGGCCTGGATGCATGGCTCCGTGCGCGCTGCATCCTGCAGATCGAACCACGAAAGCGCACCCTCTCGGTTTCGCCCGCCGCTCTCATGATTTCCTGCTTTTTCCTCGTTTTTTTCCTGCAACAAAGTTTGCGTTTCGATGCGACAGCGAAGGAATCAGGCGGCAGTAAATGTTCCATCGATTGCAATGCGGCTGCGAGGATAAAGGCCTCGTTTTGGAGGTGGATTGGGAGCCACTTTTCTCTCTTTTTGGGGTGGGGAAAGAAAGAAAGTCGTTGGCGCCTGCCTTTGATAGGACAAGTCCTCTTTTGCCCTAACAAATTGCTGTTTACTGCAAAGCGGCGCCTGCTATGTCCCTAGTGTCGCATGATTACAGCTGGTGGGCGGTTTTGACAGGTTCAGTGCCTTAATTTGTGAAAACCATGTAAACTTTCCGACCACTTTGTCAAGCCCAGTTGTGGAAATTGGAGAGACACACTGTGGTGGGTGGGAGATTGATGGATCTGGATGAGTGTGGAGGTTCTTCCTTGATTTTTGTTCGGGATTGATGCTTGCTGAACTTTTGCCCATCCCAGTTACTGAATCATATAGTCATGCGATTCTTGGCTGCACTGATGTATCCTCTGATTTTACTAGTTTATAAGacacttttttttgtttcttgttgcaGATTTGGAATGTAAGGTGCGGCACTACAACTTCTGCTTCTTCAGTGGTCCATCCTGGCTCAAACCTTCCATTAACAATCTGGTCTTCAGGTTTCAGTTGTCGGATCAATGACTTCCAAGACGATGCCCCAAACCCTCTCAGCAATCCCCAACGTAGTAGATGAAGGGAAGCAGTGTTCTCCAAGTGACTGCTCTCTCGATACCACTTCGAGCAAACTCAGTACAACCTTGCCGAGAAAGCTGCCGGAATCAGCTATCTCAAGCAATCCAAACAAAGAAATGGAGTCCAGTGACCAGAAACCGCCTCGCAAGCTACATGACTCAGTTGATGCTACGTCCACCAAGGTTCCTGCAGATGACGAGGAGATCGTGGAAAGCATAGATGTGAATAAATCAGACTCGACGTTAGACAAGGATCAGCATGGTGCAGCAAGTGCAAGTGGATCTAGTGCCAGGCTAGTGGGAAGATGCGAGACCGGAGAAAGAGGTGTTAGCAGCAGATGCAGGCCTAGTACGGGAAGTGACGTTAGCGAGGAAAGCTCGTGCAGCAGTTTCAGCAGCACCAGCAAGCCTCACAAGGCAAATGATTCACGGTGGGAGGCAATCCAGATGATCAGGAGCAGAGATGGGATCCTTGGCCTGAGCCATTTTAAGTTACTGAAGAAGCTAGGCTGTGGGGACATCGGCAGTGTGTACCTTTCAGAACTGACTGGGACCAAGAGCTATTTTGCGATGAAGGTTATGGACAAGGCGTCGCTTACAGGTCGTAAGAAGCTGCTTCGAGCCCAGACTGAGAAGGAAATCTTGCAGTCCCTGGATCATCCTTTCCTTCCAACGTTGTACACGCACTTTGAAACTGATAAATTCTCTTGCCTGGTTATGGAGTATGCCCCTGGGGGAGACTTGCATACTCTTCGACAGAAACAGCGTGGCAAGTATTTTCCAGAACAAGCTGTTAAGTATGTCCTATCTACATTTTACCCCGTATTACTGTCTTGTAGTCTTTTAGGATTCAGCATTTTGTTGCTATTGTATAAAATAGGTTATTCCGATTTTGTCTGTTCCCATACATTATGAAAAGGGATTACAATGGGGAAAGGTTATGGCCTGCAGCACAATGTATGAATATAGTCAGAAAATTAGCTAATTGGGGACATACTGCATATGGAACGATCTTGTGCAAAATGCCAACAAAAAAGCAACAGCCAGAACTTTTAATCTGCCGATTTGAATATAAATTTCATCCATGTAAATAACTAAACATGTATCAAATTAAATGAAGCAAATCAAACTTATAGTGAGATAAGTATCCTAGTATTTTTTTATATCAATAGAAAACACTACATCTTCAATTTAACTAGTTTTGTATTCTAGTTTATTTCAAACCttggaatcgaaaggttttagacttagtagaactaaaactgagtacatgatgtgcggttttagtactactaggcacgaggaggaggaggttagcATGGATGGGCAGGTGGTGCCTCAGAAGGACACCTTTCAATACTTGGGATCAATCCTGCACAAGGATGAGGATATCGATCAAGATGTGAACCACCGGATCAAAGCtggatggatgaagtggcgccaagcttctggcattctttgtgataagagagtgccacaaaagctaaaaggacggcggttcgacccgcaatgttgtatggcgctgagtgttggccgactaaaaggtgacatgttcaacagttaggtgaggtgtggcggagatgcgcatgttgagatggatgtgtGGCCACACAAGGAAGGTCTGAGTCCAGAATGATGATATACGagatagagttggggtagcaccgattgcagagaagcttgtccaacatcgtctaggatggtttgggcatattcaggcgcaggcctccagaagcttcagtgcatagtggacggctaaagcttgctgataatgtcaagagaggatggcgtagaccaaacttgacatgggaggagtacgTAAAGAGAGATCCGAAGGACTGGAGTACCACCAAAGAACTAGCCATGGACAGAGCCGCgtggaagcttgctatccatgtgccaaaaccatgagttggttacgaaatcttatgggtttcacctctaggctaccccaacttgtttcggAATAaagtcgttgttgttgttgttgttgttgttgtcattGCAGCCTAGTTTATTTCTACCCAAGGAAAACTATAGCACACTAATCTGATATTGCATTTTCTTCTAATTGCAGATTTTACGTAGCAGAAATTCTCCTTGCGATGGAGTACTTGCACATGCTCGGAATCATATATCGTGATCTCAAGCCTGAGAACATCCTTGTCCGTGATGACGGACACATCATGCTATCTGACTTCGACCTCTCCCTTCGCTGTGCAGTGAGCCCGACTTTAATCAGGTCATCAAATCCTGAATCAGAAGCACTTAGGAAGAGCAGCCAGGCCTACTGTGCTCAACCAGCTTGTGCAGAGCCGTCCTGCATGATACAGCCATCGTGTGCAGCTCCCACAACATGCTTCGGCCCTCGATTCTTCTCCAAGTCGAAGAAAGATCGAAAGCCAAAGCCTGAAGTTGTCAACCAGGTCAGACCATGGCCTGAGCTCATGGCAGAACCGAGTGATGCACGCTCAATGTCATTTGTTGGCACACATGAATACTTGGCTCCTGAAATTATCAAAGGTGAGGGTCACGGTAGTGCAGTTGACTGGTGGACTTTTGGTATTTTCTTATATGAGCTTCTATTTGGGAAAACGCCTTTCAAAGGTTCAGGAAACCGAGCGACACTGTTCAATGTCATCGGTCAGCCGTTGCGTTTCCCTGAATACCCTGTTGTGAGCTTCTCAGCCAGAGATTTGATAAGGGGCCTACTAGTTAAGGAGCCCCAACAGCGATTGGGTTGTAAGCGTGGCGCCACAGAGATAAAACAGCATCCATTTTTTGAGGGTGTCAATTGGGCATTGATACGCTGTGCGAGCCCTCCAGAGGTTCCAAGACCAGTTGTGATTGAGAGGCCTTCAAAGCAGCCCGTGTCGACATCTGAGGCTGCTGCTGCACCTACTGGTGCTGCTCAGAAAGGCACCGATAACTACTTAGAGTTTGATTTCTTTTAGAGAACAGAATATTTTTCTTTCATCTGTTTCCATCATTAGAAGTAGTAGGCTTTTCACACGCATGTCTTTGGCAGATGATTGGTATGTAGATTTTTGTGTCTGTcatctgttttctgttttttagCGAATGAACTGGATGTTTCAAATTAATGTTCATCCACAAGTTTTGATGTGGCTAATCTACTAGTGAGCCTTTTCGTGTGATGTGCAGAATTAAGTTCATTTTTGTTCAGCTTATAGCTGTCATAATAAATAATGTCAGCAAGGTTCCGTCTCATGTAGCAATTCAAGGTTATGGTGTGTCTTTACCGACTTGCAAAATCGCATTCTGAACAAATCGTTGTAAGTATTGTTTGAGTGAAGCCATATACATGGTCCAGCACAACAGAAGTGCAA contains the following coding sequences:
- the LOC124669832 gene encoding protein kinase G11A-like; translation: MTSKTMPQTLSAIPNVVDEGKQCSPSDCSLDTTSSKLSTTLPRKLPESAISSNPNKEMESSDQKPPRKLHDSVDATSTKVPADDEEIVESIDVNKSDSTLDKDQHGAASASGSSARLVGRCETGERGVSSRCRPSTGSDVSEESSCSSFSSTSKPHKANDSRWEAIQMIRSRDGILGLSHFKLLKKLGCGDIGSVYLSELTGTKSYFAMKVMDKASLTGRKKLLRAQTEKEILQSLDHPFLPTLYTHFETDKFSCLVMEYAPGGDLHTLRQKQRGKYFPEQAVKFYVAEILLAMEYLHMLGIIYRDLKPENILVRDDGHIMLSDFDLSLRCAVSPTLIRSSNPESEALRKSSQAYCAQPACAEPSCMIQPSCAAPTTCFGPRFFSKSKKDRKPKPEVVNQVRPWPELMAEPSDARSMSFVGTHEYLAPEIIKGEGHGSAVDWWTFGIFLYELLFGKTPFKGSGNRATLFNVIGQPLRFPEYPVVSFSARDLIRGLLVKEPQQRLGCKRGATEIKQHPFFEGVNWALIRCASPPEVPRPVVIERPSKQPVSTSEAAAAPTGAAQKGTDNYLEFDFF